In Limibacter armeniacum, a single window of DNA contains:
- a CDS encoding heavy metal translocating P-type ATPase has translation MEIKEQQVCYHCGENCDEDILHYEDKSFCCNGCQMVYQLLNEHELTNYYCINEQPGTQQKKRTPKEKFAYLEDESIRRRLIEFSDGNITKISFYLPQVHCSSCVWLLEKLPQLHEGIANSKINFMKRELYVNFHEDVLSLRQLVELLTNLGYEPLINLEDLDKKQKKKKASTQTNAFLVKLGVTGFCFGNIMLLSFPEYLGINQADQHFVEIFGYLNLILSLPVFFYGASDYLKSAWSALSHKTVNIDVPISLGILALFLRSTYEILSDTGAGYLDSLAALIFLLLVGKWFQQKTFDNISFERDYKSYFPIAVTTMRNGKEETIPISKLKENDTLLIRNGELIPADAILLKGDAHIDYSFVTGESQPVPKASGDLIYAGGKQRGGMIELQMVKEVSQSYLTRLWNDSAFTENRYDGLDNWTNKISKAFTLAVLLIATGAAISWWSSGVEVAINSFTAVLIIACPCALALNVPFTLGNALRVLARNGIYLKDTNAIERFSRITHIIFDKTGTITSAENESVSFEGTPLMGEEEKLVSALVHYSTHPVSKQIDSYFKNTQVDLTVQDFQEVEGTGISGLVDGVSIKLGKASFVSQKREDKPQKEVLVTTAHLSIGGLYRGKFVMKQQLRNGVQELITQLSGKYKLSLLSGDNEGERAKLSEIFGEGNELRFNQSPQDKMNYVKELQLKGEQVMMIGDGLNDAGALRQANIGVAVAENVHQFSPACDAILSAKQLSQFGKLFGYGRACLKVVYVGFVLSLLYNIVGLAFAITGNLSPIVAAILMPLSSVTVVGVGTLLSTLKWKK, from the coding sequence CAGAAAAAACGCACACCTAAAGAAAAGTTTGCCTATTTGGAAGATGAATCGATACGCCGTAGGCTAATTGAATTTTCAGATGGAAACATCACCAAAATAAGCTTTTACCTGCCTCAGGTACATTGCTCTTCTTGTGTGTGGTTACTTGAAAAATTGCCACAGTTACATGAGGGGATTGCCAATTCCAAAATCAATTTCATGAAACGGGAGTTGTATGTCAACTTCCATGAGGATGTGCTGTCACTAAGACAGTTGGTGGAATTGCTGACCAACTTGGGCTATGAGCCTTTGATTAATCTGGAAGACCTTGATAAGAAACAGAAGAAGAAAAAAGCTTCTACCCAAACCAATGCGTTTTTAGTGAAGTTGGGTGTGACAGGATTCTGTTTTGGTAATATTATGCTGCTGAGCTTTCCCGAATATTTGGGGATCAATCAGGCAGACCAGCATTTTGTAGAGATTTTCGGATACTTGAACTTGATCTTGTCTCTGCCGGTATTCTTTTATGGTGCCAGTGATTACCTGAAATCTGCATGGTCGGCATTGAGTCATAAAACCGTTAACATTGATGTGCCGATTTCCTTGGGGATTTTGGCGCTATTCCTCAGAAGTACCTATGAAATATTGTCAGACACTGGAGCAGGGTACCTTGACTCTCTGGCAGCACTAATATTTTTGTTGCTGGTAGGTAAGTGGTTTCAGCAAAAGACATTTGATAATATCAGTTTTGAACGTGACTATAAATCCTATTTTCCGATTGCAGTCACAACGATGAGGAATGGAAAGGAAGAAACAATTCCAATCTCAAAATTGAAGGAAAATGACACATTGCTGATCCGTAATGGGGAGCTAATACCTGCAGATGCGATTCTACTGAAAGGTGATGCGCACATTGATTACAGTTTTGTGACAGGTGAATCACAGCCAGTTCCTAAGGCATCAGGAGACTTGATCTATGCAGGAGGAAAGCAGCGAGGAGGAATGATCGAGTTACAAATGGTCAAGGAGGTGTCTCAAAGTTATTTAACTAGGCTTTGGAACGATAGCGCCTTTACTGAGAACCGCTATGATGGACTTGATAACTGGACCAATAAGATAAGTAAAGCTTTTACTTTGGCTGTTTTATTGATTGCTACAGGAGCGGCTATTTCTTGGTGGTCTTCTGGTGTTGAGGTGGCTATCAATAGCTTTACAGCAGTGTTGATTATTGCTTGTCCTTGCGCATTGGCACTGAACGTACCTTTTACATTAGGCAATGCACTGAGGGTTTTGGCAAGAAACGGTATCTATTTAAAGGATACCAATGCAATTGAGCGATTCTCACGGATTACACATATTATTTTCGATAAGACAGGTACCATTACTTCAGCAGAAAATGAGTCTGTTAGTTTTGAAGGAACTCCATTAATGGGAGAGGAGGAGAAGCTGGTTAGTGCGTTGGTGCATTATTCGACTCACCCTGTCAGCAAACAAATAGATTCCTACTTTAAGAATACGCAAGTTGATTTGACTGTACAGGATTTTCAGGAAGTGGAAGGGACTGGTATAAGCGGTCTTGTTGATGGTGTCAGTATAAAATTAGGAAAGGCGTCTTTTGTAAGCCAGAAGCGAGAAGATAAACCACAGAAAGAAGTACTTGTAACGACGGCACACCTGTCCATTGGAGGGCTTTACAGAGGTAAGTTTGTGATGAAACAGCAGTTGCGTAATGGTGTACAGGAGCTGATTACACAACTTTCGGGTAAGTATAAGCTATCGTTGCTTTCAGGAGATAATGAAGGTGAGAGAGCAAAGCTGTCTGAAATCTTTGGGGAAGGAAACGAGCTACGTTTTAATCAGTCTCCACAGGATAAGATGAACTATGTGAAGGAATTGCAACTTAAAGGAGAGCAAGTGATGATGATTGGGGATGGACTCAATGATGCGGGTGCATTGCGTCAGGCAAATATTGGCGTTGCAGTTGCTGAAAATGTGCACCAGTTTTCACCTGCTTGTGATGCAATTCTGAGTGCTAAACAGCTCAGTCAATTCGGCAAGCTTTTTGGCTATGGCAGAGCTTGTTTGAAGGTTGTATATGTTGGTTTTGTCCTTTCACTCCTTTACAATATTGTAGGATTGGCATTTGCAATTACTGGTAACCTTTCACCAATTGTAGCAGCGATTCTGATGCCGTTAAGTTCAGTTACGGTAGTGGGAGTGGGTACTTTGCTTTCAACATTGAAATGGAAAAAGTAA
- a CDS encoding DUF2061 domain-containing protein — protein sequence MLLDALLKNKTKIASNVEGSSHAKSVIKSISWRLVGTIDTMVISYLVTGELTMALSIGSVEVVSKMLLYYLHERAWEKVKV from the coding sequence ATGCTTTTAGATGCTTTATTAAAAAATAAGACGAAGATTGCCTCTAATGTAGAAGGCTCTTCGCATGCCAAGAGTGTTATCAAGTCAATTTCTTGGCGTTTAGTCGGTACCATTGACACAATGGTCATCTCCTACCTAGTCACAGGAGAACTGACAATGGCGCTCTCTATAGGGTCTGTAGAGGTAGTTTCTAAGATGCTACTTTACTACCTGCACGAAAGGGCTTGGGAGAAAGTGAAGGTCTAA
- a CDS encoding RrF2 family transcriptional regulator, with protein sequence MLSKKTKYALRALRYLTRKYGEGPVLISEIAEHEHISQKFLESILLELRKGRVLGSKKGKGGGYYLIKEPASVPLSQILRMVEGPIALLPCVSLNYYEPCDDCEDEESCTLKRVMTEVRDETLKILENKSLADLK encoded by the coding sequence ATGTTATCGAAAAAGACCAAGTATGCACTAAGAGCCCTGCGCTACCTGACAAGAAAATACGGTGAAGGACCAGTCCTGATCAGTGAAATTGCAGAGCATGAACATATTTCTCAGAAGTTTCTTGAAAGTATTCTGCTGGAATTGAGAAAAGGAAGAGTACTTGGCAGCAAGAAAGGAAAAGGCGGTGGATATTACCTGATCAAAGAACCCGCTTCTGTACCGTTGTCTCAGATTTTAAGAATGGTTGAAGGCCCTATAGCCCTTCTTCCTTGTGTTAGCTTGAACTATTATGAGCCTTGTGACGACTGTGAAGATGAGGAAAGCTGTACACTCAAGCGAGTGATGACAGAGGTCAGGGATGAAACGCTCAAAATACTTGAAAATAAAAGTCTGGCGGACCTTAAATAG
- a CDS encoding universal stress protein, with protein MQTILVSLDFSYMDEHLIRYTFSTAQKQHTEKVILVHAAKEGQLQTEMEFEGKMMPAHEALLEQMKATVAKVLGETEFSPAIVYELMAGEPLIKILEASKKHATDLIVVGKKKIGDGTGNMSKKLSRRALCSVLTLTEKPSADMKKILIPIDFSQMSKTALKKALHYTRNTGIELTCLNIIGLPTGYHTSGKRPEEYAKILISHAEKRFAQFIEDLDTEGAKLSCRFHFDPTNSKGAKIIFNIALVEDADLIVIGSRGKSEMAAKFLGSTTERLLLNNLSIPTLVVKDRDQKVNFFEALINI; from the coding sequence ATGCAGACGATCTTAGTGAGCCTTGATTTCTCCTACATGGATGAACACCTTATCCGTTACACTTTTTCTACTGCCCAAAAACAGCATACTGAAAAGGTTATACTGGTACACGCTGCAAAAGAAGGTCAACTCCAAACTGAAATGGAGTTTGAAGGCAAGATGATGCCAGCCCATGAGGCGCTCCTAGAGCAGATGAAGGCCACAGTTGCCAAGGTATTAGGCGAGACAGAATTCAGCCCTGCGATAGTTTATGAACTGATGGCAGGTGAGCCACTTATCAAGATTCTGGAAGCAAGCAAGAAGCATGCTACTGACCTGATTGTGGTTGGGAAGAAGAAAATTGGGGACGGCACAGGCAACATGTCCAAAAAGCTATCTAGAAGAGCTTTGTGTTCTGTTTTGACACTGACGGAAAAACCATCGGCTGACATGAAGAAAATTCTGATTCCAATCGATTTTTCTCAAATGTCAAAAACAGCCCTTAAAAAGGCGCTACACTATACCCGAAACACAGGAATCGAACTGACATGCCTTAATATTATTGGCTTGCCAACTGGTTACCACACTTCTGGTAAAAGACCAGAAGAATATGCCAAGATCCTGATTTCACATGCAGAAAAGCGTTTTGCGCAATTTATTGAGGACCTTGATACGGAAGGAGCAAAACTTTCTTGTCGTTTCCATTTTGATCCAACCAACTCCAAAGGAGCCAAGATCATTTTCAATATTGCCTTGGTGGAAGATGCTGACCTGATTGTAATCGGTTCGAGAGGTAAGTCTGAAATGGCCGCCAAATTCTTGGGAAGTACTACAGAAAGGCTGTTATTAAACAACCTGAGTATCCCTACTTTGGTGGTGAAAGATAGAGATCAAAAAGTAAACTTCTTTGAAGCCTTGATCAACATCTAA
- a CDS encoding purine-nucleoside phosphorylase, whose protein sequence is MNNLKEKVEEAVKFLQDKTNDYQPQFGIILGTGLGGLVDDLEIAHTISYEDIPHFPVSTVEFHSGKLIFGTLSGKKVVVMQGRFHYYEGYSMQEVTFPVRVLKLLGIEKLFVSNAAGGINNGFELSDLMVLDDHINLCYENPLTGPNVNEWGDRFPDMFEPYSQKLIEQAFKINEEKGLDLRKGVYVSVPGPNLETKAEYKFLGIIGADAVGMSTVPEVIVANQMKLPVFAVSVITDLCYPGKLKPVNIDEIIAAAKAAEPKLRTLIGAMIGAQ, encoded by the coding sequence ATGAATAACCTAAAAGAAAAAGTAGAAGAAGCCGTTAAGTTTCTTCAGGACAAAACGAATGACTATCAGCCTCAGTTCGGAATCATTTTGGGTACAGGGCTTGGTGGACTTGTAGATGACCTTGAGATTGCCCATACCATTTCCTACGAAGACATCCCGCATTTCCCCGTTTCAACAGTGGAGTTCCACTCAGGTAAATTGATATTTGGAACCCTTTCCGGTAAAAAAGTGGTCGTTATGCAAGGCCGTTTCCATTACTATGAAGGGTATTCCATGCAAGAAGTGACTTTCCCTGTCAGGGTGCTGAAACTGCTTGGTATAGAAAAGTTATTTGTTTCGAATGCAGCAGGAGGTATCAACAACGGTTTTGAGCTAAGCGACTTAATGGTATTGGATGACCATATCAACCTTTGCTATGAAAATCCGCTTACAGGTCCCAATGTCAATGAGTGGGGAGACCGTTTCCCTGATATGTTCGAACCTTACAGCCAAAAGCTTATAGAGCAGGCATTCAAGATCAATGAGGAGAAAGGGCTTGACCTTAGAAAAGGCGTGTATGTCTCAGTGCCAGGACCAAACCTTGAGACAAAGGCTGAGTATAAGTTTCTGGGTATTATTGGAGCAGATGCTGTTGGGATGTCAACTGTCCCGGAAGTGATTGTTGCCAACCAGATGAAGTTGCCGGTCTTTGCAGTTTCTGTAATTACAGACTTGTGTTATCCGGGGAAACTGAAGCCTGTCAATATTGATGAAATTATAGCAGCTGCAAAAGCTGCCGAACCTAAACTACGAACCTTGATCGGTGCCATGATCGGGGCTCAATAA
- a CDS encoding Tex family protein, with amino-acid sequence MEKNIQKVAEELNVRPQQVNATVELLDGGATVPFISRYRKEVTGSLDEVAVAAIRDRIAQLRDLDKRRESILKSIEEQGKLTDELKAQIEAAETMNKLEDLYLPYKPKRKTRASVAREKGLEPLADQILDQGNFDIEEIIKQFIDEEKGVTTTEEALAGARDIIAEKINEDQEVRQSVRNLFEKKGEFHAKVIPGKEEEGAKYKDYFDWSEPIEKAPSHRVLALRRAEKEMIISLDCSPEEGDALYLLEDRYVSGSSEASEQVRLASRDSYKRLLKPSMETEIRLATKKKADEEAIRVFAENLRQLLLSAPLGQKTVLSLDPGFRTGCKLVCLDKQGKLLYNNTIYPNEPQKRTAESAAEIKDVCRKFNVEAIAIGNGTASRETESFVRNLKLDGVQVVVVNESGASVYSASDVAREEFPDYDVTVRGAVSIGRRLMDPLAELVKIDPKSIGVGQYQHDVDQSMLKNGLDDVVVSCVNMVGVEVNTASKELLTYVSGLGPTIAKNIVDFRNENGPFSSRSALKKVPRLGPKAYEQAAGFLRIRDAKNPLDTSAVHPESYSIVEQMAKDLGCTVKELMQKDDLRKQLDLKKYVTDTVGMPTLTDIVNELAKPGRDPREQFEEFQFAEGVEHMEDLKIGMTLPGIVTNITNFGAFVDIGVHQDGLVHLSEMADRFIQDPNEVVKVHQKVDVTVLEVDMNRKRISLSMRNNAGAPKKSGGKKPQRKQEPQKEQSMDDMLSMLKAKFGK; translated from the coding sequence ATGGAAAAAAACATTCAGAAGGTAGCTGAGGAGCTCAACGTCAGACCTCAGCAAGTAAATGCAACCGTGGAGTTGCTCGATGGCGGAGCTACAGTTCCCTTCATTTCAAGATACCGTAAAGAAGTAACAGGCAGCCTTGACGAGGTAGCCGTTGCGGCAATTCGTGACAGGATTGCTCAATTGCGAGATCTTGACAAACGCCGAGAATCAATACTAAAGTCTATTGAGGAGCAGGGAAAACTGACAGACGAGCTTAAAGCACAGATTGAAGCGGCTGAGACAATGAACAAGTTGGAAGACCTTTATCTTCCTTATAAGCCCAAACGTAAAACCAGGGCGTCTGTCGCTCGTGAAAAAGGACTGGAGCCTTTGGCTGACCAAATCCTTGATCAGGGCAACTTTGATATCGAAGAGATCATCAAACAGTTCATTGACGAGGAAAAAGGCGTTACAACTACTGAGGAAGCACTAGCTGGCGCAAGAGATATCATTGCTGAAAAAATCAACGAGGATCAGGAAGTAAGACAAAGTGTCAGAAACCTTTTTGAAAAGAAAGGTGAGTTCCATGCCAAGGTAATTCCGGGCAAGGAAGAAGAAGGAGCCAAGTATAAAGATTACTTCGATTGGTCAGAACCAATTGAAAAAGCACCTTCTCACCGTGTATTGGCACTCAGAAGAGCTGAAAAAGAGATGATCATTTCTTTGGACTGTTCTCCTGAAGAAGGAGATGCACTCTACCTGCTGGAAGACCGATACGTATCTGGCAGTTCAGAAGCTTCAGAACAGGTTAGGTTGGCATCTAGAGACTCTTACAAGCGTCTGCTAAAGCCTTCAATGGAAACTGAAATCCGACTTGCTACCAAGAAAAAAGCGGATGAGGAAGCCATCAGGGTATTTGCTGAAAACCTTCGTCAACTATTGCTTTCTGCTCCACTTGGACAGAAAACAGTCCTTTCTCTTGACCCTGGATTCCGTACAGGATGTAAACTGGTTTGCCTTGACAAGCAAGGAAAACTGCTTTACAACAACACCATCTACCCTAACGAGCCACAAAAAAGAACGGCTGAATCTGCTGCTGAAATCAAAGATGTTTGCAGAAAATTCAATGTAGAGGCTATTGCCATCGGTAATGGTACAGCAAGCCGTGAAACGGAAAGCTTTGTCAGAAACCTGAAGCTTGATGGTGTACAGGTAGTGGTTGTCAACGAAAGTGGTGCCTCTGTTTACTCTGCTTCTGATGTAGCCAGAGAAGAGTTTCCTGACTACGATGTAACTGTAAGAGGTGCTGTTTCTATCGGGCGCCGCCTGATGGACCCATTGGCTGAACTGGTAAAGATTGATCCTAAATCAATTGGTGTAGGACAGTACCAGCACGATGTAGACCAGTCTATGCTGAAAAATGGTCTGGATGACGTAGTGGTAAGCTGTGTAAACATGGTAGGGGTTGAAGTAAATACTGCCAGTAAAGAGCTACTGACATACGTATCAGGCTTGGGACCAACAATTGCTAAGAATATTGTAGACTTCCGTAATGAAAACGGTCCTTTCTCATCTCGTTCTGCCCTGAAAAAAGTTCCTCGCCTTGGACCAAAAGCATATGAACAAGCTGCTGGTTTCTTGCGTATCAGAGACGCCAAAAACCCTTTGGATACAAGTGCTGTGCACCCAGAGAGTTATTCAATTGTAGAGCAGATGGCTAAAGATCTTGGCTGTACGGTCAAAGAACTGATGCAGAAAGACGACTTGCGCAAGCAACTTGACTTGAAAAAATATGTAACTGATACAGTTGGTATGCCTACCCTGACCGATATCGTAAACGAATTGGCAAAACCGGGACGTGACCCTCGTGAGCAGTTTGAGGAATTCCAGTTTGCAGAAGGCGTAGAGCATATGGAAGACCTAAAGATCGGTATGACACTGCCAGGTATCGTTACCAACATCACCAATTTCGGTGCCTTTGTAGATATCGGTGTCCATCAGGATGGTCTGGTTCACTTAAGTGAAATGGCTGACCGCTTTATTCAGGACCCTAATGAAGTGGTAAAGGTTCACCAGAAAGTGGACGTTACAGTACTGGAGGTTGACATGAACCGTAAACGTATTTCACTAAGCATGAGAAACAATGCTGGCGCTCCGAAAAAAAGCGGTGGCAAGAAACCTCAAAGAAAGCAGGAGCCACAGAAAGAACAATCTATGGACGATATGCTAAGCATGCTGAAAGCGAAATTCGGAAAATAA
- a CDS encoding biotin--[acetyl-CoA-carboxylase] ligase — MHNFCTNTLFVGKKVVYLPTCLSTNTEAVNLAVSGNIPEGTVVYTSDQTAGRGQRGNGWESAPDKNLTLSLVLYPKFLLAREQFKLNMAISLAIHDCIGHATGIYPKVKWPNDIYVKEEKLTGILIENYLKGHHINYSVIGIGLNVNQVDFSTPTATSIANMTGKQFNLYRLMESLLENIEKRYLQLKAGKDDLLKTEYLQALFWYQEEHTFAEACPDGSFNEFTGVILGVDPHGKLVLKTPWGFKEYGFKEVKFMIGK, encoded by the coding sequence TTGCATAATTTTTGTACCAACACCCTGTTTGTGGGCAAAAAAGTGGTTTATCTGCCAACATGTCTGTCTACCAACACGGAAGCTGTCAATCTTGCTGTTTCGGGTAATATTCCGGAAGGCACAGTGGTTTACACTTCCGATCAGACAGCCGGCAGAGGCCAAAGAGGGAATGGGTGGGAGTCTGCTCCTGACAAGAACCTGACACTGTCATTGGTATTGTACCCGAAGTTTTTACTCGCCAGAGAGCAGTTCAAGCTGAACATGGCGATTTCACTGGCAATTCATGACTGTATTGGACACGCTACGGGTATTTACCCTAAAGTAAAGTGGCCCAATGACATTTATGTAAAAGAGGAAAAGCTAACGGGAATACTGATCGAAAATTACCTGAAAGGTCATCACATCAATTATTCGGTAATTGGAATAGGGCTAAATGTCAACCAAGTAGATTTCTCCACACCAACTGCCACATCTATTGCCAATATGACAGGCAAGCAGTTTAACCTGTACAGGTTAATGGAAAGCCTACTGGAAAACATTGAGAAAAGGTACCTTCAGTTAAAAGCAGGAAAAGATGACTTGCTCAAAACGGAGTACCTGCAAGCTTTGTTTTGGTATCAGGAAGAACATACTTTTGCCGAAGCGTGTCCCGATGGGTCTTTCAATGAATTTACAGGTGTCATCCTCGGAGTAGATCCCCACGGAAAACTGGTTCTGAAAACCCCTTGGGGGTTTAAAGAGTACGGTTTCAAGGAAGTAAAGTTCATGATCGGGAAATAA
- the rsfS gene encoding ribosome silencing factor: protein MEDRKKGISSEELAGLIVNGMKDKKAQDIVVLDLRKVQNAMTDFFVICSGTSDRQVDAIKDGIEESTWKFAKEDPYRKEGLERSEWVLLDYINVVAHVFTQKKRAFFGLEDLWGDAIVSRVD from the coding sequence ATGGAAGACAGAAAAAAAGGGATTAGTTCTGAAGAGCTTGCGGGGTTGATTGTTAACGGGATGAAGGACAAAAAAGCCCAGGATATCGTGGTGCTTGACCTTCGGAAGGTACAAAATGCAATGACAGACTTTTTTGTGATTTGCTCCGGAACTTCAGATAGACAAGTGGACGCAATCAAAGACGGAATCGAAGAATCGACTTGGAAATTTGCAAAAGAAGATCCTTACAGAAAAGAAGGGCTTGAAAGAAGTGAATGGGTTTTGCTTGATTACATCAATGTAGTAGCTCATGTTTTTACACAAAAGAAAAGAGCTTTCTTCGGTTTGGAAGACCTTTGGGGAGATGCAATTGTATCCAGAGTTGATTAA